The Mauremys reevesii isolate NIE-2019 linkage group 1, ASM1616193v1, whole genome shotgun sequence genome has a segment encoding these proteins:
- the ARNTL2 gene encoding aryl hydrocarbon receptor nuclear translocator-like protein 2, with protein MPLGPGALAMAEAGAEEQQQKAAPADNLVMEGSQCVASAVSTLMNPITNPATACSFNTFTVEFPKKRKGSDFDNQSEDGEHVKIKYFREAHSQTEKRRRDKMNNLIEELSAMIPQCNPMARKLDKLTVLRMAVQHFKSLKGSTSSYAEVQYKPSFLQDGELRQLILRAADGFLFVVGCDRGKILFVSESVCKILNYDQASLIGQSLFDYLHPKDVAKVKEQLSSSDASPREKLIDAKTGLQVHMDFQAGSARLHSGARRSFFCRIKCSRITVKEENKCLPNAKKKEHKKYRTIHCTGYLKSWPPTEVGVEEENNAEKDSSNFNCLVAVGRLHPYIVPQKSGEIKVKPTEFVTRFAMDGKFVYVDLRATAILGYLPQELLGTSCYEYFHQDDHNHLADKHKAVLQSKEKIFTNSYKFRAKDGTFITLKSQWFSFINPWTKELEYIVSTNTVVLGHNESGEEALLPCSSQSSEDTSKQSFPSVPGMSTGTVLGAGSIGTEIANEVLNLERLHCSPSVGELSPSDLMRKSSPTLTPECSNVPNKELIQLCPSEMEDLETLRQNQGTVSFPSNEPLLSDSCQLDFDAMCENDDTAMASFMNYLEAEGGLGDPTQLSDIPWTP; from the exons ATAATCTTGTGATGGAAGGGAGCCAATGTGTTGCCTCTGCAGTCTCCACCCTTATGAATCCAATAACCAACCCTGCCACTGCCTGTTCGTTCAACACATTTACTGTTGAGTTTCCAAAAAAGCGCAAAGGAAGTGATTTTGATAACCA GAGTGAAGATGGAGAACatgtaaaaattaaatatttcag GGAAGCTCATAGTCAAACAGAAAAACGAAGAAGAGATAAAATGAATAACTTGATAGAAGAATTATCTGCTATGATACCTCAGTGCAATCCTATGGCACGTAAATTAGACAAACTTACAGTATTACGAATGGCTGTGCAGCATTTCAAGTCATTAAAAG GTTCTACCAGTTCTTATGCAGAAGTTCAATATAAGCCTTCATTTTTACAGGATGGTGAGCTGAGACAGTTAATCCTTAGG GCTGCAGATGGGTTCCTGTTTGTGGTTGGATGTGATAGAGGAAAAATTCTTTTTGTCTCTGAATCAGTCTGCAAGATACTTAATTATGATCAG GCCAGCTTGATTGGACAAAGTTTATTTGACTACTTGCATCCAAAAGATGTTGCCAAAGTGAAGGAGCAACTATCATCTTCAGACGCTTCACCAAGAGAAAAGCTTATAGATGCCAAAA CTGGTTTGCAAGTACATATGGATTTTCAAGCTGGATCAGCTCGACTGCATTCTGGTGCTCGGCGTTCCTTCTTCTGTCGGATAAAGTGTAGTAGGATCACAGTCAAGGAAGAAAATAAATGCTTGCCCAACGCAAAGAAGAAAG AGCACAAAAAGTACCGTACAATCCATTGTACTGGCTATCTGAAGAGCTGGCCTCCTACCGAGGTGGGAGTGGAAGAGGAGAATAATGCAGAAAAAGACAGCAGTAACTTTAACTGTCTTGTTGCAGTTGGGAGATTGCATCCTTATATTGTTCCACAAAAGAGTGGTGAGATAAAGGTCAAACCAACAGAATTTGTTACACGCTTTGCCATGGATGGAAAATTTGTTTATGTAGACCTACG TGCAACAGCAATTTTAGGGTATCTGCCGCAAGAGCTTCTAGGAACTTCTTGTTATGAGTACTTCCATCAAGATGATCACAATCATCTAGCTGATAAACACAAAGCAG tgTTGCAgagtaaagaaaaaatatttacaaactcCTACAAATTCAGAGCAAAAGATGGAACTTTCATTACATTGAAGAGTCAGTGGTTTAGTTTCATCAATCCATGGACCAAAGAACTGGAGTACATTGTATCAACCAACACTGTAGTGTT GGGTCACAATGAGTCAGGAGAAGAAGCATTACTACCCTGTAGTTCCCAGTCCTCAGAAG ATACTTCAAAGCAGTCTTTTCCCAGTGTACCTGGAATGTCCACTGGAACAGTACTTGGTGCTGGAAGTATAGGAACTGAGATTGCAAATGAAGTATTAAACTTAGAAAG gTTACATTGTTCTCCATCTGTTGGTGAGTTAAGTCCATCTGATCTTATGAGGAAATCTTCTCCAACTTTAACTCCAGAATGCAGCAAT GTGCCAAATAAAGAGTTGATTCAGTTATGTCCTTCAGAAATGGAGGACTTGGAGACCTTGAGGCAAAATCAGGGCACGGTTTCATTCCCAAGCAATGAACCTCTTCTCA GTGACAGTTGCCAGTTGGATTTTGATGCAATGTGTGAAAATGATGATACTGCCATGGCTTCTTTCATGAATTACTTGGAAGCTGAAGGAGGCCTTGGGGATCCAACACAGCTCAGTGATATACCATGGACTCCCTAG